The proteins below come from a single bacterium genomic window:
- a CDS encoding cephalosporin hydroxylase family protein gives MRNNFKDISSRWLRESGRHKYSYNFSWLGRPIIQYPQDIVAMQELIYALQPDIIIETGIAHGGSLVFYASMLELNAACGGPKDAGVLGVDIDIRAHNREAVEKHPMVKRISMIQGSSIAPEIIEQVKIRAKGKPCVLVCLDSNHAHNHVLSELEAYAPLVTAGSYCVVFDTVIEDMPTDMFPDRPWGKGNNPKTAVHEYLETHAEFEIDMSIQRKLLITVAPDGYLKRVR, from the coding sequence AGAGAGTCGGGAAGACATAAGTATTCATACAACTTCTCCTGGCTGGGACGTCCAATAATTCAGTACCCGCAGGATATCGTAGCCATGCAGGAACTTATCTACGCACTGCAGCCTGATATCATCATAGAGACCGGTATTGCCCATGGGGGATCACTGGTCTTCTATGCCTCGATGCTTGAGCTAAATGCCGCATGTGGGGGACCGAAGGATGCTGGTGTCTTGGGTGTAGACATTGACATCCGTGCCCACAATCGAGAAGCCGTCGAGAAGCATCCCATGGTTAAGCGTATTTCTATGATTCAGGGCTCTAGCATTGCGCCAGAGATCATCGAGCAAGTCAAGATCAGGGCAAAGGGCAAGCCTTGTGTTCTGGTGTGTCTTGATAGTAATCACGCTCACAACCATGTGCTGTCGGAACTGGAGGCCTACGCGCCGCTGGTGACAGCGGGCAGTTACTGTGTGGTGTTTGATACTGTGATCGAGGACATGCCCACCGATATGTTTCCCGACCGCCCTTGGGGAAAGGGCAATAACCCCAAGACGGCAGTCCATGAGTATTTGGAAACCCATGCCGAGTTCGAAATCGACATGAGCATTCAGCGCAAGCTGCTGATTACGGTGGCACCGGATGGGTATTTGAAGAGAGTTCGATAA